From Cecembia calidifontis, one genomic window encodes:
- a CDS encoding tRNA1(Val) (adenine(37)-N6)-methyltransferase, whose protein sequence is MSKSYFQFKQFGVHQDRCAMKVGTDGVILGALAGDGNAKTMLEIGVGTGVVSLMMAQRFGNLNITGVELDKDTIGQALENANSSPWKERITFLHQDFQSFSRNSNQKFGLIVSNPPYFPNHLKSMDTKRNLAMHNDSLPFDDLIEGVQRLLEEKGKFWVILPPKEMRVLEEKAKVKNMFPEWRLVVKDRPSKQPHREVQVFSLQSVEKRTEELIIKDENGAYSLGYSRLLTEFLLIF, encoded by the coding sequence ATGTCTAAATCTTACTTCCAATTCAAACAGTTTGGAGTTCACCAAGACCGGTGTGCCATGAAAGTGGGTACAGATGGGGTCATCTTGGGAGCATTGGCAGGGGATGGGAATGCGAAGACTATGCTGGAAATTGGTGTGGGAACGGGAGTTGTGTCCCTGATGATGGCTCAACGTTTCGGAAATTTGAACATCACAGGGGTAGAATTGGATAAAGATACCATTGGTCAGGCCCTTGAAAATGCCAATAGTAGTCCATGGAAGGAGAGGATAACTTTTTTGCATCAGGACTTTCAGTCCTTTTCAAGAAATTCCAACCAAAAGTTTGGTCTGATTGTCAGCAATCCTCCCTATTTTCCCAATCATCTCAAATCTATGGATACCAAGAGGAACCTTGCCATGCATAATGATAGCCTGCCTTTTGATGATCTGATTGAGGGAGTTCAAAGGCTGTTGGAGGAAAAGGGCAAATTTTGGGTGATTTTACCCCCAAAGGAAATGAGAGTTCTGGAGGAAAAGGCCAAAGTGAAAAACATGTTTCCTGAATGGCGGCTAGTGGTAAAAGACAGGCCCTCCAAGCAACCGCATAGGGAAGTCCAGGTTTTTTCTCTTCAATCCGTAGAAAAGCGTACAGAAGAATTGATCATTAAAGATGAAAACGGTGCATATTCCTTGGGCTATTCCAGACTATTGACGGAATTTCTGTTGATTTTCTGA
- the rnhA gene encoding ribonuclease HI: MIIIHTDGAAKGNPGPGGYGAILQYKQHRKELSEGFRMTTNNRMELLAVIRALQEIKVTGIPVTIYSDSKYVVDAVEKGWLWSWQKKGFKDKKNPDLWKQYIPLHMKYKPKLIWVKGHAGHPENERCDQLAVAAAEKPNLPPDVAYESQNDGTLF, from the coding sequence ATGATTATCATTCATACAGATGGGGCAGCCAAAGGTAATCCGGGTCCGGGTGGCTATGGGGCTATCCTTCAGTACAAGCAGCATAGAAAGGAGCTTTCGGAAGGATTCCGGATGACGACCAACAACCGCATGGAACTCTTGGCAGTCATTAGGGCATTGCAGGAAATCAAAGTGACAGGAATCCCTGTGACAATTTATTCCGATAGTAAATATGTGGTAGATGCAGTTGAAAAAGGTTGGTTGTGGTCCTGGCAAAAAAAAGGTTTCAAGGACAAAAAGAACCCTGATCTTTGGAAACAATACATTCCTCTGCACATGAAATATAAACCCAAATTGATTTGGGTAAAAGGCCATGCCGGTCATCCTGAAAATGAGCGCTGTGACCAATTGGCGGTAGCTGCAGCTGAAAAACCCAACCTGCCACCGGATGTGGCTTATGAAAGTCAAAATGACGGGACCTTATTTTAG
- a CDS encoding MarC family protein: MFDFKEIFSVTLILFSVIDILGSIPIIINLRKKVGHVQSGKATIAAGVLMLLFLLVGKSILSLFGIGVEDFAIAGALIIFALGAEMILGIELFKPDPEASTTSASIVPIAFPLIAGAGTLTTILTLKSEYSQLNIAIGIIINLGIVYLVLKSTNWLERKLGKTGLDVLRRIFGIILLSIAIKIFKTALSSSEIF; the protein is encoded by the coding sequence ATGTTTGACTTTAAAGAGATTTTCTCGGTTACCTTGATTTTGTTTTCTGTGATCGATATTCTTGGATCCATTCCTATTATTATCAATCTAAGAAAAAAGGTGGGGCATGTACAATCCGGAAAAGCCACCATAGCGGCAGGGGTTCTGATGCTGTTGTTTCTGTTGGTGGGAAAATCCATTTTATCCCTTTTTGGTATTGGGGTAGAGGATTTTGCCATTGCAGGTGCGCTGATCATCTTTGCATTAGGGGCTGAAATGATTTTGGGGATCGAGTTGTTCAAGCCGGACCCTGAGGCTTCCACCACCTCTGCATCAATCGTGCCGATTGCATTTCCGCTGATTGCCGGTGCAGGTACACTGACCACTATTCTGACCCTGAAATCAGAGTATAGTCAATTAAATATCGCCATAGGTATCATTATTAATCTTGGGATTGTGTATTTGGTATTGAAAAGTACCAACTGGCTGGAGAGGAAACTTGGAAAGACTGGATTGGATGTCCTGAGAAGGATTTTTGGGATTATCCTTTTATCGATTGCTATCAAGATTTTCAAGACTGCTTTGAGTAGTTCTGAGATTTTCTAA
- a CDS encoding aminotransferase class V-fold PLP-dependent enzyme, producing the protein MITFAPGPSKVYDKLPQYLLDAYQQGIISANHRSAVFMNLYQETETLMREKLHMPEGFRLLFTSSATENWEIITQSIVQSASYHIFSGSFGKKWYDYAKYIEPKSFAHKLDAEETIDVEGLIIGDEFDLIAITQNETSNATQVTNETIAAIAKKFPEKMIAVDTTSSMGGIELDFTLADIWYASVQKCFGLPAGLGILLVSQKAIAKTKDKGEKGRYNSLNFMLENAQNYQTHYTPNVLGIYLLYRVLQDMPEIQHVDKRTKERMRKLEDTIAHTSKLRLLIQNPDARSSTVLAVTGKEEFISEIKKSAEKEGMQLGSGYGPLKPTSFRIANFPAFTDQELEKLMDFLKKY; encoded by the coding sequence ATGATAACATTTGCGCCGGGGCCTTCTAAGGTTTACGATAAACTGCCCCAGTACCTATTGGATGCTTATCAACAAGGCATAATCAGTGCCAACCACCGCTCTGCTGTCTTTATGAACCTGTACCAGGAAACAGAGACTTTGATGCGTGAAAAACTGCATATGCCGGAAGGATTTAGGCTCTTATTTACTTCTTCTGCTACTGAAAATTGGGAGATCATTACCCAATCTATTGTACAATCAGCGAGTTATCATATTTTTTCCGGTTCATTTGGGAAAAAATGGTATGACTATGCTAAATATATTGAGCCGAAATCCTTTGCGCATAAACTGGATGCCGAAGAAACCATTGATGTGGAGGGATTGATTATAGGTGATGAATTCGATCTGATCGCCATTACCCAAAACGAAACTTCCAATGCCACTCAAGTGACCAATGAGACGATAGCAGCCATTGCAAAGAAGTTTCCCGAAAAAATGATTGCTGTGGATACCACTTCTTCCATGGGAGGGATCGAGTTGGATTTTACCCTGGCGGATATCTGGTATGCCTCTGTACAAAAATGCTTCGGACTTCCTGCCGGATTGGGGATTTTGTTGGTTTCTCAAAAGGCCATCGCCAAAACCAAGGATAAGGGTGAAAAGGGCCGGTACAACAGCCTGAATTTTATGCTGGAGAACGCCCAAAATTACCAGACCCATTATACCCCAAATGTACTTGGGATCTACCTTTTGTACAGGGTTTTGCAGGATATGCCCGAAATCCAGCATGTGGATAAAAGGACCAAGGAGCGTATGAGAAAACTGGAGGATACTATTGCGCATACCTCCAAATTGAGACTTTTGATCCAAAATCCCGATGCCCGGAGCAGTACAGTCCTTGCTGTGACGGGAAAGGAAGAATTTATATCTGAAATCAAAAAAAGCGCAGAGAAAGAAGGTATGCAGCTTGGAAGTGGCTACGGGCCATTAAAGCCCACCAGTTTTAGGATTGCCAATTTTCCTGCCTTTACAGATCAGGAGCTGGAAAAATTGATGGATTTTCTTAAAAAGTATTAA
- the aroQ gene encoding type II 3-dehydroquinate dehydratase, protein MKIIIINGPNLNLLGKREPEIYGSTSFEDYFQQLKSRFPEVQLSYFQSNVEGELINKIHEVGFSYDAILLNAGGYTHTSVAISDAIAGVKTPVLEVHISNIYKREEFRHKSIISKECVGMISGLGLRGYELGILYFLNR, encoded by the coding sequence TTGAAAATCATCATCATCAACGGCCCCAATCTTAATTTGCTGGGTAAGAGGGAACCGGAAATTTACGGTAGCACCTCCTTTGAGGACTATTTTCAGCAGCTAAAGTCGCGCTTTCCCGAGGTGCAGCTCAGTTACTTTCAGAGCAATGTCGAAGGCGAGCTCATCAATAAAATCCATGAAGTGGGATTCAGCTATGATGCCATTCTCTTAAACGCAGGAGGCTATACCCATACTTCCGTTGCGATTTCTGATGCCATTGCAGGGGTAAAAACTCCTGTACTGGAAGTCCATATTTCGAATATTTACAAAAGAGAGGAATTCAGACACAAAAGCATCATTTCAAAGGAATGTGTAGGGATGATCTCTGGATTGGGCCTCAGAGGCTATGAATTGGGTATTTTGTACTTTCTCAACCGTTAA
- the xerD gene encoding site-specific tyrosine recombinase XerD, with translation MSSWSSQIRQFQHYLKLERSLSENSILAYQQDMDKLSRFMEKNFPQVGPTEVQLQHLRYFVNGLAELEISEYTQARIISGIKAFYKFLVYEDRISEDPAQLLEAPKLGRKLPDTLSYHEITQILESIPLGEPEGHRNRAMLEILYSSGLRVSELIDLKIGNIYEDVGFLRLIGKGNKERLVPIGRDALKYLKIYLEEFRRDIQTAKGHEQFVFLNRRGKKLSRVMVFLIIKKQVEAIGLKKNVSPHTFRHSFATHLIEGGADLRAVQEMLGHESITTTEIYTHLDRDYLRQVLNEFHPRK, from the coding sequence ATGAGCAGCTGGTCAAGCCAAATCCGTCAATTTCAGCATTACCTGAAACTCGAAAGGTCTCTCAGTGAAAATTCCATTTTGGCCTATCAACAGGATATGGATAAGCTAAGCCGCTTCATGGAAAAAAACTTTCCCCAGGTAGGCCCTACAGAAGTACAATTACAGCACCTGAGGTATTTTGTCAATGGCTTGGCGGAACTGGAAATCTCCGAATATACGCAGGCACGGATCATCTCGGGCATCAAAGCCTTTTATAAATTTTTGGTCTATGAAGACCGCATTTCCGAAGATCCTGCCCAATTATTGGAAGCTCCCAAACTTGGGAGGAAGTTACCGGACACGCTGAGCTACCATGAAATTACCCAAATCCTGGAAAGCATCCCTTTGGGAGAGCCTGAAGGCCATAGGAACAGGGCCATGTTGGAAATCCTCTACAGTTCCGGATTGCGGGTATCGGAGCTGATTGACCTTAAAATCGGCAATATATATGAGGATGTAGGTTTTTTGAGGTTAATCGGGAAAGGGAATAAGGAGCGGCTCGTTCCCATTGGAAGGGATGCATTGAAATACCTGAAAATCTACTTGGAAGAATTCAGGAGGGATATACAGACAGCCAAGGGACATGAACAGTTTGTGTTTTTAAACAGAAGGGGGAAAAAACTTTCCCGAGTCATGGTTTTTTTGATCATCAAAAAACAAGTGGAAGCCATTGGCCTCAAAAAGAATGTCAGTCCACATACCTTCAGACATAGCTTTGCTACCCATCTGATTGAAGGTGGCGCGGACCTGAGGGCGGTTCAGGAAATGCTGGGACATGAAAGCATCACCACCACTGAGATTTATACCCACTTGGACAGGGATTACCTTAGACAAGTGCTCAATGAATTTCATCCCAGGAAATAA
- a CDS encoding quinone-dependent dihydroorotate dehydrogenase: protein MYKVLIKPILFQKDPEDAHHFTFSLIKKTFNLPLLKPIIEWFFKYENPILEREVFGLKFKNPVGLAAGFDKDAKLIDEMALLGFGFIEIGTLTPKPQEGNPQPRLFRLPEDQALINRMGFNNGGVEEAVKRLKKRKSDILIGGNIGKNKVTPNENAVLDYLYCMEILHPFVDYFVVNVSSPNTPNLRELQEKEPLKKLLTEVKTANSKKKNPKPILLKIAPDLTVGQLDDIIEIVLETKIDGVIATNTTIERDMLQTPKEKVQRIGAGGVSGKVLSKRSTEVIRYLATQSNHAFPIIGVGGIFSAQDAINKLEAGASLVQVYTGMIYEGPGIVKSIKKGLARYLGKQ, encoded by the coding sequence GTGTATAAAGTCCTTATCAAGCCTATTCTTTTTCAAAAAGATCCGGAAGATGCCCATCATTTCACTTTTTCATTGATCAAAAAGACCTTTAACCTTCCTTTACTCAAACCGATAATTGAATGGTTTTTCAAATATGAAAACCCCATTTTGGAAAGGGAGGTATTTGGATTGAAATTCAAAAATCCCGTTGGCTTGGCAGCAGGATTTGATAAAGACGCCAAATTGATTGACGAAATGGCCCTCTTGGGATTTGGCTTTATCGAAATAGGAACGCTCACGCCAAAACCTCAGGAAGGCAATCCTCAGCCCCGGCTTTTCCGTCTCCCTGAAGACCAAGCCCTGATCAACCGGATGGGCTTCAACAATGGTGGAGTGGAAGAGGCCGTCAAAAGACTCAAAAAAAGAAAATCTGACATCCTCATCGGGGGAAATATCGGAAAGAATAAGGTTACACCTAATGAAAATGCAGTTTTGGACTACCTCTACTGTATGGAAATTCTTCACCCTTTTGTAGATTATTTTGTCGTCAATGTCAGTTCACCAAACACCCCCAATCTGAGAGAACTTCAGGAAAAAGAACCGCTTAAAAAGCTCTTGACAGAAGTAAAAACGGCCAACAGCAAGAAGAAAAATCCAAAACCTATTCTATTAAAAATCGCCCCAGACCTGACTGTCGGCCAATTGGATGATATCATCGAGATAGTACTGGAAACCAAAATTGACGGGGTAATTGCCACCAACACGACCATCGAAAGGGACATGCTGCAGACCCCTAAAGAAAAGGTGCAGCGCATAGGAGCAGGGGGGGTCAGTGGGAAAGTGCTTTCCAAAAGAAGCACAGAGGTGATCAGGTATTTGGCTACCCAATCCAACCATGCTTTCCCGATTATTGGAGTTGGCGGAATATTTTCAGCTCAAGATGCCATAAATAAACTGGAAGCAGGGGCATCATTGGTGCAGGTATATACAGGCATGATCTATGAAGGCCCAGGAATAGTCAAAAGTATCAAAAAAGGTTTGGCCAGATATTTGGGCAAGCAATAA
- a CDS encoding FtsK/SpoIIIE family DNA translocase: protein MASETPRANTFRKKNDPKQKPSSSGKKWFSMSFTQDKRIPLTFGIILISLSLFMFFAFISYLFEGRADQDVVVSSVDQDIRSTAEEARNWLGFLGAQLSHVFIHKWFGIASFLLPPFLFILGFKMAFKKKIFSLSRYATFALFFTFWLCLLTGYLVQKSDGYHVLGDLSGGFGIELGVLADNFLGWGTFILIVVSLLIFIVFYFNIDQFNWFTSSQKEESEPATGEAQLKKSPFAADTDEIEDEQDEMGLTEEEAEDDGSSWTISSEEKTKKSPVPSPVFNVEESKVEELVPAETSSKADEKRFSVITGEGEEKTADQVENLDPYDPTLDLPKYQYPTLDLLNEYDFQKVTVSRQELEENKNKIVETLVNFKIGIQEIKATIGPTVTLYEIVPDPGVKISKIKNLEDDIALNLAALGIRIIAPMPGKGTIGIEVPNKNRELVPAKAVLGTEKFMKSDKDLPVALGKTISNEVFVIDLAKMPHLLMAGATGQGKSVGLNMILASLVYKKHPAQLKFVLVDPKKVELTLFNKIERHFLAKLPGSEEAIITDTKKVIYTLNSLCIEMDNRYNLLKDAGCRNLKEYNAKFIARKLNPEKGHKFMPYIVLVIDELADLMMTAGKEIEAPIARLAQLARAIGIHLVVATQRPSVNVITGIIKANFPARLSFRVTSKIDSRTILDSGGAEQLIGMGDMLLSQGSDVTRLQCAFLDTPEVDAICDWIGEQKGYPDAYLLPEFEGEEGDSGIADIDLADRDPLFDEAARLIVLHQQGSTSLIQRKLKLGYNRAGRIVDQLEAAGIVGPFEGSKAREVLIQDEESLERLLNSL from the coding sequence ATGGCTTCAGAGACACCCAGAGCAAATACTTTTAGAAAAAAGAACGACCCCAAACAAAAACCCAGTTCGAGTGGGAAAAAATGGTTTTCCATGTCCTTTACACAAGACAAAAGAATTCCATTGACATTTGGGATCATTCTGATTTCACTCTCTTTATTCATGTTTTTTGCATTTATCAGCTACCTGTTTGAAGGCAGGGCTGATCAGGATGTAGTAGTTTCTTCTGTAGATCAGGATATCAGAAGCACAGCAGAAGAGGCACGCAACTGGCTGGGATTCTTGGGTGCACAGCTTTCCCACGTCTTCATCCATAAATGGTTTGGAATTGCTTCTTTCTTATTGCCGCCCTTCCTGTTTATTCTTGGGTTCAAGATGGCATTTAAAAAGAAGATTTTCTCCCTGTCCCGGTATGCTACTTTTGCCCTGTTCTTTACCTTTTGGCTTTGTCTGCTTACCGGATATCTGGTCCAAAAATCTGATGGATACCATGTTTTAGGGGATTTGAGCGGGGGATTTGGCATCGAACTGGGTGTTTTGGCAGACAATTTTCTCGGCTGGGGAACATTTATATTGATTGTCGTCTCTCTGCTTATTTTCATAGTCTTTTATTTCAATATTGATCAGTTCAATTGGTTTACTTCCAGCCAAAAAGAGGAATCAGAACCTGCTACAGGGGAAGCCCAATTAAAGAAATCACCTTTTGCAGCCGATACCGATGAAATAGAGGATGAACAGGATGAGATGGGTTTGACAGAGGAGGAAGCCGAAGATGATGGAAGTTCTTGGACCATTTCTTCAGAGGAAAAAACCAAGAAATCACCGGTACCTTCACCTGTTTTCAATGTGGAAGAATCAAAGGTAGAAGAGCTTGTTCCTGCCGAAACCTCATCAAAAGCCGATGAAAAAAGATTTTCAGTAATCACAGGAGAAGGAGAGGAAAAAACTGCAGATCAAGTGGAAAATCTGGATCCTTACGATCCTACCTTGGATCTTCCCAAATACCAATATCCAACTTTGGACTTATTGAATGAGTATGACTTCCAAAAGGTCACCGTCTCCAGACAGGAATTGGAAGAAAATAAGAACAAGATCGTAGAGACCTTGGTCAACTTCAAAATCGGCATTCAGGAAATCAAAGCCACGATTGGCCCCACAGTTACCTTATATGAGATTGTACCTGATCCGGGGGTAAAAATCTCCAAAATCAAAAACCTGGAAGATGATATTGCCCTTAATCTGGCGGCTCTAGGTATAAGGATCATCGCTCCCATGCCGGGCAAAGGGACCATTGGTATTGAAGTTCCCAATAAAAACCGGGAACTGGTCCCTGCCAAAGCGGTGCTGGGTACAGAGAAATTCATGAAGAGTGACAAGGATCTGCCTGTGGCATTGGGAAAAACCATTTCCAATGAAGTGTTCGTCATAGACCTGGCCAAAATGCCCCACCTGCTCATGGCCGGTGCCACCGGTCAGGGTAAATCTGTGGGATTGAACATGATCCTAGCCTCCTTGGTCTATAAAAAACATCCTGCACAGCTAAAGTTTGTCCTGGTGGATCCCAAAAAGGTGGAACTTACCCTTTTCAATAAAATTGAACGCCACTTCCTGGCCAAATTGCCCGGTTCGGAGGAGGCGATTATCACCGATACCAAAAAAGTAATCTATACGCTGAACTCCCTTTGTATAGAGATGGACAACCGGTACAACCTGCTCAAAGATGCGGGCTGTAGAAACCTCAAAGAATACAATGCCAAGTTTATCGCGCGTAAACTGAATCCCGAGAAAGGCCATAAATTCATGCCTTATATCGTATTGGTAATCGATGAATTGGCAGATTTGATGATGACGGCGGGCAAAGAAATTGAAGCACCAATAGCCCGTCTGGCACAGTTGGCCAGGGCTATCGGGATCCACTTGGTGGTAGCTACGCAAAGGCCTTCCGTCAATGTGATTACCGGTATCATCAAGGCCAATTTTCCGGCCAGGTTATCATTCCGGGTGACTTCCAAAATAGACAGCCGTACGATTTTGGATTCAGGAGGAGCAGAACAATTGATCGGTATGGGGGACATGCTCCTTTCTCAAGGCTCGGATGTCACCCGCTTGCAGTGTGCCTTTCTGGACACGCCGGAAGTAGATGCTATCTGCGATTGGATAGGTGAACAAAAAGGCTACCCAGATGCTTATTTATTGCCAGAATTTGAAGGAGAAGAGGGAGATAGCGGCATTGCTGATATTGACCTGGCAGATAGGGATCCTTTGTTTGATGAAGCCGCAAGGCTGATCGTCCTCCACCAGCAGGGCAGTACTTCCCTGATCCAAAGAAAACTCAAACTCGGTTACAACCGGGCTGGAAGGATTGTAGATCAGCTGGAGGCGGCAGGTATTGTAGGACCATTTGAAGGAAGTAAGGCCCGGGAAGTTTTGATTCAGGATGAAGAAAGTTTGGAACGGTTATTGAACAGCTTGTAA
- a CDS encoding LolA family protein: MLFRKFIWIVCLLGLFSQAAYSQKDPKAKAILDGVSQKYKSLKGMKASFEFSDGRMQPRKGEIAIKGEKYRIKLPDQEIFNNGKTVWTYIESSGYKEVTINNASDMGDELTPSSVYTIYQKGYNYRLIGERTENRVVLQEIELLAEKSSAPFKKVILTVDKEKKDLLGWEIHDDQGDVFKYRFTSLNTNVDLPDDHFVFNPQQYGKVEIIDLR; this comes from the coding sequence ATGTTGTTTCGAAAATTTATATGGATTGTTTGCCTTTTGGGGCTTTTCTCGCAGGCGGCCTACAGCCAAAAAGACCCAAAAGCGAAGGCTATATTGGATGGGGTAAGCCAAAAATACAAGTCCCTGAAGGGAATGAAGGCAAGCTTTGAATTTTCTGATGGTAGAATGCAACCAAGAAAAGGGGAAATTGCCATCAAAGGTGAAAAATACCGTATCAAATTACCGGATCAGGAAATTTTCAACAATGGGAAAACGGTTTGGACTTATATAGAATCTTCGGGCTATAAAGAAGTAACCATCAACAATGCCAGTGATATGGGGGATGAATTAACCCCTTCCTCTGTGTACACCATATACCAAAAAGGATACAATTACAGGTTGATCGGTGAAAGGACCGAAAACAGGGTGGTACTTCAGGAAATAGAACTCTTGGCCGAAAAATCTTCAGCTCCTTTCAAAAAAGTAATTTTGACAGTGGATAAAGAAAAGAAAGACCTCCTCGGCTGGGAAATACATGATGACCAGGGTGATGTCTTCAAATACAGGTTTACCAGCCTCAATACAAACGTGGATTTACCTGATGATCATTTTGTATTTAATCCTCAGCAATACGGCAAAGTAGAAATTATTGATCTGAGATGA
- the pyrF gene encoding orotidine-5'-phosphate decarboxylase: protein MNRKQLIKEIQKKRSFLCVGLDTDLSKIPGHLLREKDPVFEFNRQIIDATADYAVAYKPNIAFYEALGPKGWESLNKTLEYIPKDIFTIADAKRGDIGNTSSLYAKAFFESMDFDSITVAPYMGVDSVKPFLEFEGKWVILLALTSNEGSKDFQLFGAANGKPLFQEVLEKSSQWGSPENMMYVVGATRGEKIGEVRKIVPDHFFLVPGVGAQGGSLEEVAKYGMNRECGLLVNSSRGIIYAGSDHNFAQAARNEAGKLQQEMEALLDMYL from the coding sequence ATGAACCGAAAGCAGCTAATAAAAGAAATCCAAAAGAAAAGATCCTTTCTATGCGTAGGCCTGGATACTGACCTTTCCAAAATCCCTGGCCATCTGCTCCGGGAAAAAGACCCTGTTTTTGAATTCAACAGACAGATAATAGATGCTACGGCCGATTATGCCGTGGCCTACAAACCCAATATTGCTTTCTATGAGGCTTTGGGCCCAAAAGGATGGGAAAGTTTAAATAAAACACTAGAATATATCCCCAAAGATATTTTTACCATTGCCGATGCCAAAAGAGGAGATATAGGGAATACTTCTTCATTGTATGCCAAGGCTTTTTTTGAATCGATGGATTTTGATTCCATCACGGTAGCTCCGTACATGGGAGTGGACAGTGTAAAGCCATTCCTTGAATTCGAGGGCAAATGGGTAATTCTATTGGCCTTGACCTCGAATGAAGGAAGCAAAGATTTCCAGCTATTCGGTGCTGCCAATGGCAAACCACTTTTTCAGGAGGTCCTGGAAAAAAGCTCCCAATGGGGCAGTCCCGAAAACATGATGTATGTGGTTGGCGCTACCAGAGGTGAAAAAATCGGAGAAGTAAGAAAAATTGTTCCTGACCACTTCTTCTTGGTGCCAGGAGTCGGAGCTCAAGGAGGAAGCCTGGAAGAAGTGGCCAAATACGGAATGAACAGGGAATGCGGATTGTTGGTAAACTCCTCAAGAGGAATCATTTACGCAGGAAGTGACCATAATTTTGCCCAAGCAGCAAGAAACGAGGCAGGAAAACTTCAGCAAGAAATGGAAGCCCTTCTGGATATGTATTTATAA
- a CDS encoding response regulator transcription factor: MAYPQRVLIIEDELLVALDIEETVQLLGYTVVGSAGNPWEAKDLYFQHLPSIVICDVNLHAEQDGIDLMKELYKIQSCQVVFLTAYHDEKTINRSLELPNSQYLVKPFNANQLKATLQLATAKTGPSANSPDFLSSRELEIIRQLADGKTMHEIADVLNLSYHTVTTHTKNIRRKMEVHSNLDVVAVAFKNKWI; this comes from the coding sequence ATGGCCTATCCACAGCGTGTCCTTATCATTGAAGATGAACTTTTGGTTGCCCTTGACATTGAGGAAACGGTTCAGTTATTGGGATATACGGTTGTTGGGTCAGCAGGCAATCCCTGGGAAGCAAAAGATCTTTATTTCCAACACCTTCCTTCCATTGTCATCTGTGATGTCAATCTCCATGCAGAACAGGATGGTATTGACTTGATGAAAGAGCTTTACAAAATCCAATCCTGCCAGGTGGTGTTTTTGACAGCCTATCATGACGAGAAAACCATCAATAGGTCTTTGGAATTACCCAATAGCCAATATTTGGTCAAACCTTTTAATGCCAATCAGTTAAAAGCAACCCTTCAACTGGCTACTGCCAAGACAGGTCCATCAGCGAATTCTCCTGACTTTCTTTCTTCCCGGGAACTCGAGATAATCAGGCAGCTTGCTGATGGCAAAACCATGCATGAAATAGCTGATGTGCTCAATCTAAGCTACCATACCGTGACCACTCATACCAAAAATATCAGAAGAAAAATGGAGGTGCACAGTAATCTGGATGTGGTGGCTGTGGCGTTTAAAAACAAATGGATCTAA